A window of Rhizoctonia solani chromosome 5, complete sequence genomic DNA:
TAAGTGTACTTGTGTAAAACCAACATTTAGACGCCAAGATGTATGTAGGGGACCCAACGACCAAATTCTTTATCCCCAATGCTTTCCCGAAGATTTGCCACTGCATCGTGTAACGCTCTGCCCGCATCTTGATAACCCATACCCGCATCTTTGAATAATTGGCCATAAAATTTGTCTGCTATGAACGGAGCGTCGATGTCCATTACGGACCACATTGTACCAATCACGCTCGGATATCCGGCCATTAGTATGCCTGATGCAAGATGTATAGCTTCATCGGGAAGATTTTCATCGCCTGTTGCTGTTTGACATGCGGAAAGAAAAGCTAAGCCCTTGCCTCGAAACAATCGCTTCCTGATAGTTGCGAGATCGAGCATGCCGTCATGGAGAAAGAATCCACTCTCGCTGGGATCTCCAATACTTTGGTGTGCGTGGCAAGCAAGATGGACCCAATCATTTTGCTCCATTGCATCGAGAACAGtcgctgtgatagccttctCACCGGCTAGTTGAGTGTATCTGGCATTCCCATGAGCATGTTGTGCAATAATCATTAGCTCCTTCTTTGTGCCAGGCAAGAGGCTTTGCCCCGGAGTAGCCTCTTGGCCTATCGCAACAATACTAGGATCCTTACTATAAGAGATGTGTGCAGAAGATTGCAAAGCATTGAGAGTAGGTGTATATGAGGAGATGGCAAAATCAGATATTTTTGTTCCCTTCTTATCGTGGCTGTAAATACCGGCAGCATGAAGCGGAAGAAATGAAACAACTCCGGTCGCACACCATGTTATGTGCGCCAGATTATCGCGGGGAAACTACCGATCAGAGACATCAGGGGAAGCAACCAATTCGCCTGAAAATTCGCGTACCACATATCCCAAGGAGTCCAATACTGGCTTTACTATCTCGACCCAAAGAGACTCTAACACAGTTTCAAAAGCGTTGGATATTTCGGGTGGATTTGGAATTAGCGGTCTCCTTTTTGACCTTCTGCGCGCTCTCGGATGCCAAGCCCTTGAAGCGAGCTCACAATCTGACTATGAGCATTTTTAGCCTTGTCGTATGAAAAATTTGGGAGTGGAATATGCTTGACATCTACTtttccaggaagtaaggCGAGTGCGTCGCAGCGCCGCTGATGACAATTTATGATTACTACGGGGCCATCCTTTACTACAGCTGCATACTGTGACGCCTTCTTGGGGAGTAAAAAGTTCTCAAATCCAGGGAGCTGGCGAATTGTTGCCTTTATTTTTTCGTACTCCTCAGCACGGCGGCGATGCTGCTGAGCTTCCTGCTCCAAATTAACAACATTCACTGTCGTGCTCAGGGGTGTTCGAGAATTTGATTCCCCGTTGTACAACTCTTGTGACAATCGCTGAAGACGGTCGGCAAGTACTGGGTGGCTTGAATGAAGCTCATCGACTGGAGTTCGAAGTTGTAGGGTCTGGTTCCATACAATGGATCGGGCTTGCTCCAACCATTCAAGAGCAAGAGAATACTCTCCAGCACCAATCGCAGCTGCAGCCGCCTCAGCTGAAAAATTGCTCATTTGTTCAATGTCATCGTAACGTTGGTTTATCGTCGTTCCAATCCAGGCCAACTCAGGTACAAGATCCATCGCAGTCTGGTAGCCTTCCAATGAATCTTCAATCGAGTGCGAGATAGCCAACGTAGCCCAGGTGCGAGCGGCAATAAATTTGGGGTGTGGCCGCGCTACTATAGATCTAGCAGACTCGCGGTAATATTCTAGTGATCTATTGAGAGAATCCAAGTCGCCTTGAAGCTCGAATTTTTTGCGATACATATACGCTAGGTTACTGCGGAAGTGAGGAATGTCGGCGTGATTCATAGGCGTGAGCGAGACCGAGCGAATAAGATATTCGATTGCTTTTTCGAGGTCAGTAAATTGTCCAAAACGATCAAATCGGCTCTCATGTGATATCGCCAAGTTACAGAGATAACCAGGTAGTTGAGGTTGGTCTCCTGGAGCTACAGACACAACACACGTAGTATATTGGATTGCTTTGTCAATGTCTTCTGATACTCCTACGTGGTTGAAACGATAGAAATGAGAGACCCCGAGGTTGCAGAATAGCTTGAGAAATTGCGGATGACCTTCGGGAGTGAGCGCTATGGCTTGAGTGAAATATTTGATAGCGTTTTCAAGGTCATCCAGGGCTTTGAGTCGATCGAATCGAGTATTATACGAGATTCCAAGGTTTGTTAACCTCTCAGGTAGTTCAAGGTGGCCTTCCGGAGTCAATTGAACCGAGCGCATGTTATGGGCGACGGAATGGTTTATGTCGTCTATATGTCCAAGGCGTTTAAATCGACTATCATATGAGGCACCAAGATTAGATAACCAGATCGCAATAGTTGGATGTCCTTCTGGTGTCAGCGATATGGCGCGGGTGAGGTGGGTGACTGTATTGTCTACGTCGCTCAGGTGGCCAGTTACTTCAAATCGGCTATCGTAAGCTGCACCTAGGTTTGAGAGATGAATAGGTAAACTTGGATCACCTTCTGGAATGAGTAATAAAGCACGACTCAAATACATGATTGCTTTATCAATATCAGCAAGCTGTCCAAAACGGCGAAACCGATTGTGAAAGACAAGGCCCAGACCACTAATCAAGTGAGGAGCACTCGCATCTTTTTCGGGAAGTAATTCTACAGCTTGAGTGAGGTGGTTAGTAGCATTCTCAAGATCTGCCAAATCATTTAGATATCGGTATCGAATATCATAAGATACTCCAAGTCGATGCAACTGTGTGGGCAAGTCCGGGTGTCCTTTGGGAGTAAGTAAGACGGCCAGATTGCCGTGTTTGACTGCGTTGTTTATATCGTCAGAATTTCCGAGGCGATTGAACCGACTGGAATAAATCCCTCCAATATTTGAATGTAAAATGCGTAAGTTTGGGTGGTTGTCGGGAAGTAGAGGTATTGCTTGGGTAAGGTACATAATTCCATCattgatgtcatcaaggttaTCTAAAGCTGCAAATCGGGTTTCGCAAGCTGCCCCTAGATTCGATAGAATACCAGGAAAATTCGGATGAGTTTCCAGGGTATATGCCATAGCATGTTTGAGATGGTGGATTGCATTGTTGATATCGTCCAGATTCCCAGTGCGAGCGAACCGACGGTGGAGTGCGGCGCCCAAAGCATTGAATAAATCTAATAAGTGAGGATAATTGTTAGGAGCGATTGACATTGCTCGAGTAAGATATTCTATAGTAGAATCAAGATCTTCGGGGTTTCCGACACGACCGAAACGAGTGTCATGAGATATGGCGAGGTTCAGCATCCATGAAGGCAAATCCGAGTGACCTTCAGGAGTTAGTAGCACAGCCCGTGTACTGCTTTTTACCGCGTTATCAATATCTTCCAATTTCCCGGTGCAATTGAACCGATTGATATAAGATGTGCCAAGGTTGGAGAGAAATACGGGAAGGTGTACTTGATCCTCAGAAGACAGCAATACAGCGCGTGCTATATGCTCAATGGCCTTGTCAAGTTCAGCCAAACTTCCAGTTCTATGGAATCGGTTTTGGTGAATTATCCCTAAGTTGCTTAGCACGCTCGGTAAAGAAGGATGATTCTCCGGGATGAGTGATGTGGCATGAGTGGACTGGGCAAGCTCGTCCTCGAGTGCAGTTGGGTTCCCGCAGTTGTTAACCCAATTGCTATGTGCCGTACACAGAGCCACCAATCGGTTAGGTAGGTCCGGGTGGCCATTAGGACTGAGTCGAACAGAGCTAGAATGCCATTTAAACGCATTTTCAATATCATTCATATCTCCAAGTCGTCTAAATCGTGCATCGTATGATAGCGCTAGGTTGTAGAGCCAATCATGCATGTATGGATAGCTTTCAGAGGAGAGTGCTATCGCTTTAGCTTCATACTTGATAGCCTCGTCAATATCCGCCATATTTTCCAAGAGTTGAAATTTGGCGTAGTAGGCGGAGCCCAGATTAGCAAGTTGACTCGGCAGGTTTGGATTGTTTTCCGGGGTCAACGGAATGGTTCGAGTAAAACATTTGATCATATTGTCGATATCGTCAATGTATTCAAGTCGCTGAAACTGTTGAAAGCGTCTAAAGTGGGATACACCCAGATTACTGATTCGATTAACCAAGCCGGGGTGCTCTCGAGGTGTAAGTAGTACCGCCCAAGCGTGACAGACGATGGAAAGTTCAGCTTCAGAGGGTCTAGCGAGTTCCTGAGATCGTTGAAGATAACTCGCTCCTAGTATCGCAAGGTCGGTAGCAAGCTCTCCTTGTGCTACGTTTTCTGGGTGTGTATTAAAATGACGGCCCTCGATGGCCATATCGACAAAGTCTAAGCGATCTGGCCGTTCGTATTCACCCAGCTGTTTCGCGAATAAAGTCGCTAACAACTGGATGATCCTGTCCGTAAGAGATATTGGATCCAGTTGCAGAGCTCTATTCAGACACCAAATGCTCGCGTCCATAATTGATGCCTCCTTTTGATGATCTAACTCGGGGTTAATCATATCGGTCAAGTCGCCAGCTATTGACAATAGAAATGAAGCTTCTTTTTGGTTTCCAGTGTCGAGCGCTATATATTCCTTTACCCTGTCCACCATGTCCAGTATTCCCGCTCCAATGACTTCGACATCCAAGTTTGTTTCATGGCTGAATAAAAGGCTCCTCAAAGTTAGACACATCGATCATGACCCAGGCTACGATTATCTCGCACCTGAGCCTCTCCTGTGTTTCCACCAACTTGGTCAATAGCTCGTGGGATAAAGTCTCCCTGTTCATCTGATTATGAAGATAATTAGACTCCGATTCATCTTTAGACGCGGAGTAATCCATTACAAGAATCAACCCAGCTTCTCCATCAGTGATGGTACGTGTTGAAACCCCCATCTCGCTTGGTACATTCGACTAGACGTCGTGTCTTATTAAAATGCCCGGCATCCAACCTGAGATTTCCACATACCGATGATATGTTTATCACCACCTGAGGCGAAGACGCCGGTACCGTTGGTTCAACAGGCTTAACTTCAGAAATAAATAGCCATCCAACCAAGCATAAGATTAACCGGCTAAGTAGATTATGTATTGTGACAAAAAAATGAGGTAGCTCCATCGGAGGTAAGATTGCCTTATATAATGCGTTAGGTATATCTGGTCGAGGGCAAGTCTGTGTTACTGCTCGCGCGCATACCACGTGCCCATGAGTGAGGTGTGCTGAATCCATATACTGGTGATGATCACATTGAAACCGACAGGATCAACCCCAGATATTCATTCCTCGCTAATATCTAGATATACCCCGTTTTCGGACTAGTCATGT
This region includes:
- a CDS encoding NADPH-dependent conjugated polyketone reductase C1, which produces MTTQLDTPTSLPPLESLLKQSAKRTASIFYAENGEVEEEKSARVRLSVKTRDEYLDVQTLPSALLAREGLVGPARPGAAGPKAIAGPQQKLITAGPSSDGAAPSVSTSAPAPSAALTTFRAQQSLHTGSQSALSVALARKKAAKQVQPDYHAPWKLVRVISGHLGWVRSVAVEPGNKWFVSGAGDRVIKVWDLASGELKLSLTGHISTVRGLAVSPRHPYLFSAGEDKMVKCWDLETNKVIRHYHGHLSGVYALDLHPTLDVLVTAGRDASARVWDMRTKAQIHVLAGHTGTVADVRCQESDPQVITGSMDSTVRLWDLAAGKTMTTLTHHKKSVRALAVHPTEFSFASGSAGGNNIKKWKCPEGMFVHNFSGHDAIINTLSVNAEGVLFSGGDNGTITLWDYKTGLPFQNMEDIPQPGSLDAEAGVFCSTFDQTGTRLITGGADKTIKIYAEQTHRLILCLVGWLFISEVKPVEPTVPASSPQVVINISSSNVPSEMGVSTRTITDGEAGLILVMDYSASKDESESNYLHNQMNRETLSHELLTKLVETQERLSHETNLDVEVIGAGILDMVDRVKEYIALDTGNQKEASFLLSIAGDLTDMINPELDHQKEASIMDASIWCLNRALQLDPISLTDRIIQLLATLFAKQLGEYERPDRLDFVDMAIEGRHFNTHPENVAQGELATDLAILGASYLQRSQELARPSEAELSIVCHAWAVLLTPREHPGLVNRISNLGVSHFRRFQQFQRLEYIDDIDNMIKCFTRTIPLTPENNPNLPSQLANLGSAYYAKFQLLENMADIDEAIKYEAKAIALSSESYPYMHDWLYNLALSYDARFRRLGDMNDIENAFKWHSSSVRLSPNGHPDLPNRLVALCTAHSNWVNNCGNPTALEDELAQSTHATSLIPENHPSLPSVLSNLGIIHQNRFHRTGSLAELDKAIEHIARAVLLSSEDQVHLPVFLSNLGTSYINRFNCTGKLEDIDNAVKSSTRAVLLTPEGHSDLPSWMLNLAISHDTRFGRVGNPEDLDSTIEYLTRAMSIAPNNYPHLLDLFNALGAALHRRFARTGNLDDINNAIHHLKHAMAYTLETHPNFPGILSNLGAACETRFAALDNLDDINDGIMYLTQAIPLLPDNHPNLRILHSNIGGIYSSRFNRLGNSDDINNAVKHGNLAVLLTPKGHPDLPTQLHRLGVSYDIRYRYLNDLADLENATNHLTQAVELLPEKDASAPHLISGLGLVFHNRFRRFGQLADIDKAIMYLSRALLLIPEGDPSLPIHLSNLGAAYDSRFEVTGHLSDVDNTVTHLTRAISLTPEGHPTIAIWLSNLGASYDSRFKRLGHIDDINHSVAHNMRSVQLTPEGHLELPERLTNLGISYNTRFDRLKALDDLENAIKYFTQAIALTPEGHPQFLKLFCNLGVSHFYRFNHVGVSEDIDKAIQYTTCVVSVAPGDQPQLPGYLCNLAISHESRFDRFGQFTDLEKAIEYLIRSVSLTPMNHADIPHFRSNLAYMYRKKFELQGDLDSLNRSLEYYRESARSIVARPHPKFIAARTWATLAISHSIEDSLEGYQTAMDLVPELAWIGTTINQRYDDIEQMSNFSAEAAAAAIGAGEYSLALEWLEQARSIVWNQTLQLRTPVDELHSSHPVLADRLQRLSQELYNGESNSRTPLSTTVNVVNLEQEAQQHRRRAEEYEKIKATIRQLPGFENFLLPKKASQYAAVVKDGPVVIINCHQRRCDALALLPGKVDVKHIPLPNFSYDKAKNAHSQIFPRDNLAHITWCATGVVSFLPLHAAGIYSHDKKGTKISDFAISSYTPTLNALQSSAHISYSKDPSIVAIGQEATPGQSLLPGTKKELMIIAQHAHGNARYTQLAGEKAITATVLDAMEQNDWVHLACHAHQSIGDPSESGFFLHDGMLDLATIRKRLFRGKGLAFLSACQTATGDENLPDEAIHLASGILMAGYPSVIGTMWSVMDIDAPFIADKFYGQLFKDAGMGYQDAGRALHDAVANLRESIGDKEFGRWVPYIHLGV